The Pseudomonas cavernicola DNA segment GCCGCCAGATAGCGGTGCTGCAACAGATCGTCCGGGCCGAACACGATGGCCGGTGCCCGCGCCAAAGCCGCCGGCGTCACTCCGGTAGGAAAGTGCCGGGCGATAAACTCCGGGCTGGCCAACGCGCGATAACGCATCGCGCCCAACGCCAGGCTGCGCGCCCCGGATACCGGGCGATCGCTGGCGCAGACACAGGCGGCCACTTCGCCGGCACGCATGCGCTTGAGGCCGACATCCTGGTCCTCCACCACCAGATCCAGCAACACCCGATGGTTCGCGCAAAACTCACCGACCGCCTGCGCCCACCAGGTCGCCAGGCTGTCGGCATTCAGAGCGATGCGCAGACGCTCCGGCAAACCGCCTTCGTCCAGCGCCGGCACCTGATCTTGTAGATCGCGCTCGAGCAGACGCACCTGCTGCACATGGTTGAGCAGCCGCCGGCCGATTTCCGTTGGCGTCGGCGGCGTGGCGCGCACCAGCACCGGCTGGCCGACGCGCGCTTCGAGCAATTTGATCCGCTGCGACACCGCCGATTGCGACAAGCCCAGCACCTGCGCGGCCCGCTCGAACCCAGCCTGCTCCACCACGGCGGCCAAGGCAGACAGCAGTTTGTAATCGAACAAAATCAATTCTCCTAATGAGTTATCAGCAGGATTCGTTTTCCTTATACAGCTATTCGCAACAGACTTGCCACATCCAAAGCCACCACCCTCAAGGAAACCACCATGGCTGGCGAAACTTCACTCTCCCATCTGCTGCGCAGCATGAGCCCGCAACTGAACGCCGGCGACTATGTATTTTGCAGCGTTAACGACGAAAACCTGTTGGCGGGGGTTCAAGTACTGGGCAGCTTTCGCGAACGCGAGGGGCTGACGGTGATTCTCCAACGGCAGCAGGCCGAGCGCCTCGGCTTGCCGTTCGACTATATCGCCGCCTGGATCACCCTTACCGTGCATTCGGCGCTCAGCGCCGTGGGCCTGACCGCCGCCTTCGCCACCGCGCTGGCCATGGCCGGCATCAGTTGCAACGTGATCGCCGGTTACTACCACGACCATCTGTTCGTCGCACAGGCCGATGGCGAACGCGCCATCGACGTACTGCGCCAACTTGCAGCAGACGCGGAGTGACGGCCATGTGGCAAAGTTATCTGAATGGTTTGCTGGTGGCCGCCGGGCTGATCGTCGCCCTCGGCGCGCAGAACGCTTTTGTCCTGGCGCAGAGCCTGCGCCGCGAGCATCACCTGCCGGTGGCGGCACTCTGCGTGCTTTGTGATGCGCTGCTGGTTGCCGCCGGAGTGTTCGGCCTGGCCACTCTGCTCGCGCAGAATCCCGTGCTGCTGGGGATCGCCCGCTGGGGCGGCGCGGCCTTCCTGCTCTGGTATGGGGTCAAAGCCTTGCGCCGCGCCCTCAATCCGCAGGCCTTGAATGAAGCCGCCGGAGCCGGCCCCCGTTCGCGGCGGGCGGTGCTGCTGGCCGCCTTGGCTGTGACCCTGCTCAATCCGCATGTGTACCTGGATACCGTGCTACTGATCGGCTCACTCGGCGCCCAGCAAACCGTTCCCGGCGCCTATGCCCTGGGCGCCGCCAGCGCCTCCTTGCTCTGGTTTTTCACCCTGGCCCTCGGTGCGGCCTGGCTCGCGCCCTGGCTGGCCCGCCCCACGACCTGGCGCCTGCTCGATCTGAGCGTAGCGCTGATGATGTTTGCCGTAGCCGGGCAACTACTAACTGGCTGATGGGTCAGCTCGAGCCAGCACTCTAGGCTCTGTTGACGCAAGCGAACATGCCGCGACTCGCTTGCGTCAACAGAGCCTCGAGCCCTTGCGCCACGGCGAGGGCCCTGGCATCGGCTTCTTCACTCGGCCTGCACAGCCTTTTCCACACAGTTGTTGCGTGGTTATGCCACAGACCCAGTGCTATGATCCCGAGTCCACGGCGCAAAGAGTACAAACTCCCGCCGTATGTCTGGCCGCCCGTGAACGGCCTCGCGCTCACCGCACCTGACCTGAGTAGGAGATAGACCATGGCTTTCGAATTGCCACCGCTGCCGTACGCGAAAAACGCCCTCGAGCCGCACATTTCTGCTGAAACCCTGGAATACCATCACGACAAGCATCACAACGCCTACGTCGTGAACCTGAACAACCTGGTGCCAGGCACCGAGTTCGAAGGCAAAACCCTGGAAGAGATCGTCAAGACTTCTTCGGGCGGCATCTTCAACAACGCCGCACAAGTGTGGAACCACACCTTCTACTGGAACTGCATGGCGCCAAACGCCGGCGGCCAACCGACTGGCGCGCTGGCTGAAGCCATCAACGCTGCGTTCGGCTCCTTCGACAAGTTCAAGGAAGAGTTCAGCAAAACCTCCATCGGCACCTTCGGCTCCGGCTGGGGCTGGCTGGTGAAGAAAGCTGACGGCTCCCTGGCTCTGGCCAGCACCATCGGCGCCGGCTGCCC contains these protein-coding regions:
- a CDS encoding ACT domain-containing protein, whose product is MAGETSLSHLLRSMSPQLNAGDYVFCSVNDENLLAGVQVLGSFREREGLTVILQRQQAERLGLPFDYIAAWITLTVHSALSAVGLTAAFATALAMAGISCNVIAGYYHDHLFVAQADGERAIDVLRQLAADAE
- a CDS encoding LysR family transcriptional regulator ArgP, producing the protein MILFDYKLLSALAAVVEQAGFERAAQVLGLSQSAVSQRIKLLEARVGQPVLVRATPPTPTEIGRRLLNHVQQVRLLERDLQDQVPALDEGGLPERLRIALNADSLATWWAQAVGEFCANHRVLLDLVVEDQDVGLKRMRAGEVAACVCASDRPVSGARSLALGAMRYRALASPEFIARHFPTGVTPAALARAPAIVFGPDDLLQHRYLAALGVEGGFIHHLCPSSEGFVRLTEGGLGWGLVPELQVRGELARGELVELLAQQPIDVPLYWHHWRNGGELLNELTAHLARTAAQTLVPADA
- the sodB gene encoding superoxide dismutase [Fe], which translates into the protein MAFELPPLPYAKNALEPHISAETLEYHHDKHHNAYVVNLNNLVPGTEFEGKTLEEIVKTSSGGIFNNAAQVWNHTFYWNCMAPNAGGQPTGALAEAINAAFGSFDKFKEEFSKTSIGTFGSGWGWLVKKADGSLALASTIGAGCPLTSGDTPLLTCDVWEHAYYIDYRNLRPKYVEAFWNLVNWDFVAKNYAA
- a CDS encoding LysE/ArgO family amino acid transporter, encoding MWQSYLNGLLVAAGLIVALGAQNAFVLAQSLRREHHLPVAALCVLCDALLVAAGVFGLATLLAQNPVLLGIARWGGAAFLLWYGVKALRRALNPQALNEAAGAGPRSRRAVLLAALAVTLLNPHVYLDTVLLIGSLGAQQTVPGAYALGAASASLLWFFTLALGAAWLAPWLARPTTWRLLDLSVALMMFAVAGQLLTG